The Microcebus murinus isolate Inina chromosome 9, M.murinus_Inina_mat1.0, whole genome shotgun sequence nucleotide sequence GGATGGAGCAAGGTAAGGGGACAAGCCCAAGAAGGGCTGTGAGAGATAGCTCTGCACACCTCTCGGGGGGCCTGGGATGCAGGGGGCTAGCTCGTTCCCTATTCCCACTGCCTGAGTGTCCCTCTTTCATTCATACATGCCCCTCCTCGACCTGGGAGACGCAGAGGCAGTTTGCATTTCCTGGTCAAGCAAAACTGACTGAGCCTtcactgggctgggctggcccctGGCCTTGGCGGAAGGTGCGAACCTGCCCATAGCACTTTCCCTATGATCAGGGACTCAGTTTCCCAATAGAGCTGGCCTGGTTTTGAGAAAATAGCCCAAAGTGTGTGTGCAAGGGGGAGTGGCAGGCACCGGGGTCCTGGCCTCAGCCTGACACAGCACTGATCTCGCTGGGCGCTCGTGAGTGGGTCTTTCTCCCTGAGCTCCTGGGGCAGAGCCCACgggccccagcacccagcacaggtgCAGACGGGTCGCAGATGCGGGCTGAGGGGAGGCCTGAGCAGTCCTGTCGCTCAGTCCTGCTTTCCCCAACCCCTTCCACACTCCAGAGCCAGAAATGGCTCCCATCCCCCCGTGGAACCTAGACAGAACCCTCCCACTTCCAGCTGCCCCCAGATCTCCAAGTCCTCCCACTGGGCCCCGGAAGTCCCCCTAGTAGGGCGGGACCCTGTGTCCCTCAGATGGGCTCTGTGGTGAGGCTGTGAGGCTGAGGTCCCCAGGGCAGGATGGCAGGCCGTGGCTCCTGCTTGGACTGGGTCCCCAGCCGTGGGACCGATCTCCTTGCAGACCCAGAGAACCCTTGTGGCACGTGGCGCCAGAGAAGAAACACTACAGGAAGGCTGGAGGACCTTGCaagtcattttcctttattttcttaatacatAATGAAACTCCAATTCCAAAGAGACGTATATGCAGAGCAGACAGATGCAGGGCCCTGGTGTGCAGCAGCCAGAGCCAGGCAGGCGCGggtctgccccctcccctccgtCACAGCCCTCACCCTCCTGGCCCCTGGCCACCGCCCAGGCAGCGGCCGCGAAGCTGGGAACGAGAGAGGCCGGCCTCACAGTCCAGGGAGTGGCAGAGACATGGCCTTGGTGCTAGACGTGGCCACATCATTCTCttgctgtgggaccttgggcctcagtttccttatccattaAATGGGCTAGAATTTCCTGCTAGGGAATAGAGAAGAGAGTGTGCAGATGTCATGTGTTGGTGACAGTTAAGGGCCTCCCAGTCGTCCCACTGCATCTAAATACCTGTGTCATCATGTCTCTTGGTTTCTGTTGCCATCATGGCTAAGGGCACAGTGGCAGAGCTGCTGGGGCCCCCATGGGATCAAATGGACTCGCATAGACAGCTGAGTGGGAGAACTCGGCCCCCAAGCAGACTCGGGGCTCTGAACTGTCCTTGGGCTGCAGCGGCAGCTACTTCAtcaggcccaggcctggcctccccaCCGAGGGTCGGTAAGGAGGGAAGGCTGCGGCTGGGGTGGGACAGCGAGTCTGTGCAGGTACCTCCAGGCAGGGGCTCGTGACTAGGGGAGGGACGTGCTCCTCCCTGCTCAGCGTCAGCCGGGGCCCGGCAGGGACACTGCCTTCCTGGGCTCATTGCGTCAGGGCTGCTCTGTGCTCAGGCTTTGGGCTTCAGATGACCCAAGCGCTCTTTAATAAACACACGCCAGCACAATGGTGACCTGCGTCTCTACGCTGGCAAGAGGAAGTGGCAACTGAAGCACTGATCCATGTGAACCAGTAACAGGTAGAAACCAACTAAAAGCTCATTGAAGTGACGCGGGTGTCCTCCTTCCCTCCAAACGGCCTTCCTTCTGCAACAGCAGGCCGTCTGGGAGCCTCTCCCTAGGGGAGAGAAACTTCCAGCCACCTGGACTGCGTGTCATTCTCTGCATTGAAACCTGTCTACCCATGCCCACCTGTGCCCACCTGGGCCCACCTGTGCCCACACGTACACAGAGATGTGGCTGCAGCTCCGTCCTCAGGGACAGAACACAGGGCAAGTGGGAAAAGCAGCACTGGTCTAGACTACATCTTCTAGAACCCAGGGCATGTCTACACTTGCAGAATCCTAGGGGTGCCTCAGGCCACAGAGCTCTCCCCATCCTGCCACCTCCCAGATGGGGGTCCCCGAGGCCCTGAGATAGGGCCCCTGCCTCTCCTGGGACCTCCTGCACCCTAGAGCACCGCCAGGCCAGATGCCCATCTGGAGAAGGAGGGCCACGCCCGAAGGCACAAGGCCACGGTGGTGGAACCCAGGCACCTGCGCAGGTGAGTCTGTGAGTGACTTCGGGGTGAGGGGGGACTTCCCGGCAACCTCCCATCACACTCTGAGGAGACAACTAACAGGTGGGTCCCTCTCTGTCACCTCCTCTGCGACTTCGAGAGAGTGGGTGAGTTGGTGAATCTTGGTCCCCCGGAAGCTCTGAGGccaggaaacagagaaagagaaagaaagagatagaaacaCCGCCAAAGGGAGGCTAACCACGCAGGGCTGGCAGGGGAAGTGACTTTGGCCGGCTGGTCAGAGTGTCTGCAGTATCGatttcacccctcccctccctccgcccgcccctgcccccccacGTGGATGCCCAGGCCAGACCCCTTCTATTTGGGCTTCATCTCCACCCTGGAGTTGATGTCGTCCGCCTCCAGGTCGTACTCCTCCACCTGGCCGCTGGTCCACACCTTCACGCGGTCTACGAGGTCGCTGCTGCGCGGGGCCAGGATGAAGTCGTAGATGAGCACAGCCAGGGCTGCCCCGATGAACGGCCCCACCCAGAAAATCTAGGAACAGAGCAGGTGTGCTCAGAGGGTGTCCAACTGGGTCCTCGAGGTGCCGCTAAAAAGCCCCCGCCCCTAGGAAGTTTTCCCTGAGCTCCCTCTGCCCGCCACCCCAGTGATGGGTTCTCTCCCACCTGTGCCTGGGACAGAGGCGGCAGGGCCCAACCCCAGCGCCTGACTGCAGCACCCCCAGACCTGGCCTGGGTCAGGGTGTGTGGTGGGGGCATGTCCTTGCCTCTGTGTCACCCAGCTCAGGCATGGTCAGCACCAGCtgcttcttggtttttttttttttttttttcttttaagacagggtctcactctgtcacccaggctagagagcagtggagtcatcatagctcactgcaacctcaaactcctgggctcgagccatcctcctgcctcagcctcttgagtagctgggactacaggtgcacgccaccacgcctggctaattttttctcatttaattctggtCCGGCTAagtttttcattaatattttttgtagagatggggtctcactatgttgcccagggtggtctcgaattcctggcctccactgatcctccagcctcagcctcccgaaaagcactgggattacaggcatgagccaccacacctgaccccaGCCCCTTTTTGAAGATGGCCATGACCCTCACCCTCCCCAGCTCTAGAAGGGCCCCAGAGACAGTCCAGTGAGTAAGGGTTGGCCTAGAACACCCACATCCCCAGCAACAAGAGCTAAGTGCTCCTTTGCGATGAGCTCAGTTTACACAAGTGAGTGTGTCCTTTCCTCCTCCCGGCAACCCGGGGAGGTAGGTCCTACCATGTCCCCACTTCACAAGTCAGGAACCTGAGACACCAAGAGGCCAGGCAGGCTGCTCCAGGTCGCACTGAATCAGAAAGTGGCAGGGCCAGACTTGGCACCCAGGGTCTCGCCACACTGGGGCTGGCCTACAACTGCTCACAGGggaccccaccctgccccttcATCTCAGGCCCCAGTTGCCTGACGTCCTCTACCCTGGCTGTCTCCCAGAGCCTCTGCAGTGAGCAAGGACGCCACAAGGGTGGGGGCAGGCTCGCCAGGTGACGCCAAAGCCCCCGTCCCACCCTTCACCAGGAGGGGCAGCCTGCGGGTCGCTTACCCAGTGGTTGATGAAATTGTGGGTGATCACCGCAGAGCCGAAGGACCGCGCGGGGTTGATGCCGCAGCCGGTGTAGTCAATCTGCGAAGGAGACAGCCCAGGGATGGGGGGACACAGGGAGTGAGGGACCAAGAGGACAAAGGCAGAGTcacagaggggaagagaaagtGGCAAGGAGAGAGAACAAGAAGGGACaatgagacccagagagagagggggacacTGACCCAGAAAGCTGGTCAGGAGGTCCCTGTGCTTCCCTGTCCTGGGCAGGAGCCTGCCGCAGCCCCCCAGAGCTGacctgccaccccccaccccacgaCAGCGCATTGGGGCATCCCGCCACTGCCCATGGCAGACACCCCAccaacccctgccccacccccacccccactaggAGGGCCCCCACTCACCGCCAGCAGGTGTCCCAGGGCGACAGAGAGGCCAATGGCGAGCGGGGCCGAGCCCCCGAGGTCGCGGCGCCTGCGGTCGGTGGTGGCCAGCACGCACAGCACCAGCTGCAGGGTGGCGATGATCTCGACGCCCAGGCCCTGGCCTGAGTTCACGCCTTTCGCCAGCTGtagggggaggggcggcggggccCAGTGAGCGGGGCGGGCAGGGACTGTGTCCCAGGCCTCCATGGCCCCCCAGCAACTCCCTGAGGTCAGAGCCCGAACAGCATCAGTACCCATCACCCAGCGCCTCCCTCAGGTGGTGGAAATCGGGCCTGTGCCTCCCACACCTGTTGATGACGCTCCGCTCGGCCCTAGCACCTGCCTAGACCCGGCCCACTCCGCACAGGGCCGCAGaggcctgggctgagctgggcctCCGCAGCCAGCTACCTCCAGGCCACGGGAAGGCCATGTCAAGGGGTGAGCCCAGGCATAGGAGATGCAAATGGTGGGAGGGCCCAACTGGGGACATGGCTTCGTACTCCTCAAGTCCAGAGCAGCCCACCCCATGCCCTGCTGCATCTAAAGATCCCCAAGCTAGGGAGGGCCTTCTTCAGACAATTCCCCAGCCCCtactatctgtctgtctgtctgtctgtctgtctctcctttgTGCCTATCTCCCTTGTTGCCTTCaccctctgtctctccttctccaCCCATCTGTCTCCCCCACCTAGTGTCTCTCTCCCATCCCTTCTGGCCCTGCCCTCccatccctccttctctctccttcttcccccacccggcccccaccaggcccccaccccacccgccttCCCTCTTCCTGGCCATATAGGCCCCGCCACCACTGTCTGGCTGCACTTGCTCCTGGCCACTTTTAGAAACATGAGTCATGGAAAGAGAAGGGAATGGGAGCTGCCATGAGGTCACAAAAGCCCTCCCCCTGCAGCCGCACCAGGGAGCCTCCACACACTCCTCCACTCGGGGGTCCGGGGGCCAGGTGCACCCACATGGGAGCCAGACCACTGGGCAAAGGCCCGTTTGCAAAGATGCCCAGGCGGGGCCACTTGGGCTGCCTTCTCCCACGTAGGGGCGGGCGTCCCTACAGGCCAGAGCTGGAGGCCTCACTTCCCAGCTCCCATCCTGCGCGTGTGGGGTATCTCCAAGGCCACAGAGGATTTTGCAAAATCCTAGTTGGGGGCCACACCTCCATCCCTCTAGAGGTTTTCCCGGCCCCACCCTGAGGCCATCTTACAAGAACAATTCTCTTCCCGCCTTTGTCTGCAGCCCTGGGTTACGGGGAATGACTCACATCCCCTCCCGTCCACCTCTCCTGGTGACCCCAGAGCTGCGTCCCCTTGGGTCTGCCAGCCCTCTGGGCAATGCCCGGTTCTCTTTCTGCCCCAAGGGTGGGCCGGGGAGGCAGAAGGCCTATGCTCAGGTCCTGACTCTTCTACTTGCTGGCACCATGTGCATGGCCTGTcccctctctggtcctcagtttctccatctgcataATGGATATAACTGTCCCTGGCCACTCTCCAGGGCAGCTGGGACGTTTGAAGACAATGGGGGCCGTCTGGGGCACGCGGAAAGGGTTGCAGAGGCGGGAGGGATCAGGCAGTGGTTGTGGCTCTTgcgcttctgttttctcatcgcatgcacagggctggggacaggcaggaggggaggggccctGTCTGCACAGGGGTGTGCAGAGGAGACAGAGGGCGGCTGAGCTGTTGGCCAAGGCCTGCCGGGTTGGGACGGGCTGGATGGAGGCGAGGCCGAGAGGCCGGGCTGGCACTGATGCCGCCCCTGCTCACACCTGCGAGGCCCACGCCTCTGCGTCTACACTCTCGGAAGCTCGCGGCTCCCGCTCCTCTCTCCTCTGCGCTCCAGGGCCGCCCTAATAGCTAGCTGGCAGCGGGCCTGAAACCAGCCCTTCCTGGCTGATTAAGGGGCCATCCTGGTAAGtggctcctgcctcagactccctccaccccaccccgcccctctcACAGATATGGCCAGGGcggctcctcccccaccctggtTCTTAACCACATCTGAGCGTCCCAGCCCCTACCCCAAAGTGCGGAGCAGAGCAGAGGGCTCCCAGTTCCACCCAGTGCTCAGAGTCcttgggaaggggaggggcagcCGTCTGCCCTGGGAACTCAGAAATGCACCCTCTTGCTGGCTACTGAGAACCACATGGCTCAATAACCTTCCAGTCTGGTACCCACCACCGCCATACCACCACCAGCAAGCCTTCCCAGATTGCTTCAGCACCGACTGCCAGCCTTCCTTTGACCAATACACTTGCATTACTCACATCTGGAAAAACTTGATAATTCACAATTGGAAGTGACAAATAAGGCCTGTTGAAACTTAATGTCCAGGAAAGAGCAGGTAAAAAAAATCGAAACTTATTTTGCTGTTTACAACCcattacatttaaaacaattgCTTAAATAGGGCCAATCCCATCTGTGGTCACTTGTTAATGAAAACAATGCATGTTTGCCCAGGTAGTTTTGCCTGGCCCAAGTCGTATATTTCACCGAttgaggcaaagaaaaaaaaaaaaaaaagtaacagtttTGTGAATGCAAGTGTAAGCTATATAAAAGCCACAATCATCAGAGATATAAGCTGCATTTGCATATAAGCTCCATTTAAGCCCACTGCTCAGACCCTACACGCTCCTGAAAGCCTTCCCGGATGGATCCCAGGCTGGAATTAACTTCTGCCCCCGACGTGCCATGCCTGGTTGGACCGTCTGGGCATCTTGCAAAAAAGGAATCTCCTGCGGCCTGTGCAGGTGCCTCATCTCCTCCTGGCCTGGGGGCTCGGTGAGCACGGGGTGGGGGACCATAACCACCCCCTGCGCACACCTCTGCAAAGAATGACAGAAGTGGCAGAGAATGCCAATTTTCTAGAATCCCGTCCTCGCTAGAGGCAGCCTGCTCCCGAGCAGCTCCCTGGACCCAGgctccttcatttccttcctagCCGGGAGACGATGGGCCAGTCATCAGCCTCTGGCGGCCTCTCGGGGCAGCCTGTGCCAACGCTGGGTAAGATGACAGACGAGGAGgccgaggcccagggaggagacaGTACAGCTAGGATCCTTGTCCCATAGTCTGTGCCACCCCACACTGTCCCCAGCGTGGGCTGGGGAGCTGGCAGAAGGTGGCCTTGTGTCTGCCAGCGGGTCTCAAGCTCTAGGGCAGCCAGGGCTGACCTGTCCCGGCCATGGGCTCTGAACCCTCCCTGCCGCCCATGGGCAGGCCAACCAGAGGAACTTCCAAGGCCCAGGTCCCCTGACTCCGCCTGGGCACCCTGGCAGCCCACCCTCAGGGAGCAGCCGGCTCCAGTGGTAGGCCCGACTAAGGCCCTGATCATTCGCTCTTGAGGGATACGACACAGGAGACATGGAGGCCTGCCCCACCCGCCCCAGTGCCTCCAGGACTCAGCACTCGGTATTGGCGGGACTGTCCTGGCCTCACCAAGTCTCTCCTCCATGGGTGTTCACAGGTGTACGCGGGAGTAGTCGCGGCtttgtgtgcctctgtgtgtctTTCTAGATCAGCATCTGCTGTATCTGTGGGTGGCCACATGTGTCCAGGGGtgactctctctcttttttgttggGTAGACCTTAAACGGTTTATTACACAATAACTGAAGTTTTGAAAAACCTATAAAAGGGCTACAAAAATCCCCAGCCTGTATGCACCAAATAACATAgcctaaaaataaatgaggcacAAATTGACAGAATTACAAGGAGAACCGGATTGATTACCCCACTATCAGAGTGAGAGATTTTCACAATCCTCCCTTAAAACCGACAGAATGAAGCAATCAAAACATACCAATAACACGAACACGGCAGATTTGAACCACGTCATTAACAAAGCTTGATttaaggaaaataggaaaaacccaaaGTGAGAGCATACCCACGCTTTTTAAGCCCCTGCGGGACATTTAGACGAACTGATCAGGTGCTGGCCAAGCGGCTTCGGCCGCCCCTGGGCAGAGCCACGACCCAGGCACCAGCTCCTGCTGCAGTGGGCTCCGTACCGCACGAGGCCCTGCAAGAAGGCTGTGCTGTGTGTTTGCATCCCTGTCTGATGGCATTTCTGAGTGTGTCACCATGTCCCCGTGTGTCACACACCCACACAGGTGCCGCTCCTggctggagaggggaggaggaaaaggagggaaggagcccCCTGGAGTGAGAGAGCAGCAGGTCTCAAAGAGCCCTTTATTTGCTCCCAGAGCCATTCATCTTCGTGACAAGAAACAATACACAAAGCAatggcttcctccttccctccctccctcttttccttactccagggcagggaaaggaagaggCTCCGAGCAACCCCTACTCCACCCTCCTGGGGTTCCAGGCCCACCCAGTCTTGAGAATGTGTTCTGTGTCCTGTGCTtgtgcccccccccgccccgctaTGTGTGAGCACGTGTGAGCACATGTGTGTGGGTGTTGTGTTTGTGCGCTGTGTGCACACTTTGGAGCCGCAGAAACAGTCAGGAGCTGGGAAGCAGAAGTCTGGGGGCGTGGTCCTGCTCTGACATACCCACTGTGTCACCTTGACAAGCCTCCAcacctctgtgggcctcagtttccccatccgtaAAAATGGAGGCTTTGGCCCAAACTCTAGCCCCAGAAAGTCTTCAGAATCCCTCCCTGCCTGTCACTGAGCAGTCACTTTCCCCGCCAGGATCTAGAAACCTAAATGCAGGACTCTCACAGGCCATCGGAGCTGTCGGTCTCAGCATGGCACAAAGCCTGAGACACAGGACCTCCCAGCCATCCCACTGCACCCCTGCAGGCCAGGCGCCCCCAGAGCAGCCTCCCCACCAGATAGCTTCGACCTGCACGCCCCTAACGACAGGGAGCTTATGGACGTGGAGGCATCCCCTTctccactaaaaagaaaaaaatccttccctACCCAGAGCAGAAATCTGCCTCTCAATGGCCCCGATGGTGAGATTCCAGGCACTGAAACTGCTAAAAAGGCTGGGGGCATTTTCCAGCcttttctgtcatcttttgagTTAGGGGTTCCAGCCTCGGGGTGTGCTGGTTCCCCAAACTCTAGCTCCTTGGCTGAGTGGAGACAGCCCCTTGTTGACCCGTGGGCACCATTCCACTGGACAAGGAGCCCCTCTGGCcccagggaggggccggggccaCATGTGGGGTCTCATGGACAGCATTTTTCTGCCCGCCCCTCCAGATCCCACTCCAGAGACCCCAGACCCATTGGTGTTTCCAGGGAGTAGGGACCATGGCCCGTGCCCTGTGGGGCCCCTAGAGGAAATGGGGAGCACCGTATGGGCCCTGGAGTCAGGCTGGGGAGGACTGCGTGGAGCTGTCTTGCAGAGAGCTGGTGGCCCCATCTGCACTGCTGGCAGGTCACCTGGGGTGGGGCACAAGGTGTGAGAGGAGGctgtggcctgggggtggggtggggcgagTCCCCTCAGTGGGTCCTGTCCCCTCTCAGAGCATCGCTCCTTCAGATAGATGCGTGTCCCCAGAGCAAGCCCTGGTCAGGGCCAAGTgtcctggtgggggaggggctgggctgctcTGAGGGCTCTAATGGGGGAAACAGCCTCAGAATTTTCCATGGTGAGGGAACCTCCACCGCAAAGTTCTCTCTGCGCCCTCCCCCTCATCTGGCCCTGGCTGGAAACAGTAATTATATGTCCCAGCTGTGGCACCATCacccggcccccagcccctccctgggcagGCCGGGCTGGGCAGGGACGTCGGAAactctgcctcccctctccccagcccacctctgagctctgggggaggtggcagggcccCCGGAAGAAGTGCTGGCATGGAGGGCCCTCTCATTCTGtggttggggaaactgaggccctggaaACGGGAAGGAGGAGATTTCGGGCTGGGGTCAGGCCCCTGCTGCTGCTGTAGGTAGAAGCATTTCCCCAGCAGTCAGCCCTGAATCAGCAGAGCTGAGAGGAGACCCCAAAAAGAGGAGATTTGCTTCTGCCTGCACCCCTGAAATCACAGACTCAGAGCCCCACCCTCCCACCGTGACCCCCCAGTCTGGCCACACCCGACACTCCCGGGCCATGGTCCCCACTGCGTCCTCCCTGTGCCCACACAGTCCCTCTGCCCGGAAGCCCCTTCCCTCTCCAGAGCCCTGACATTCAGACTCCTGTGGCACCTCCTCCCTGAAACCTTCCCTGCTCTCCCACCCCTCAAGTTCAGAAGTTCCTGGCCTGCGCTGACACCTCTTATcacacctgcctcctgccccatCTCCCGCAGCTGTGCAGGGCTTATCTCCCGGCTGACGGCTGACTCAGCGGAGCGAGCCCCAGAGCAGAGGAATGAGAAAAGCCAGCACCTGCCAGGACTCCAGTCCACCAGCGTCTCCCGCTTCCCAGAGCCCAGCCACACCCTGCAATGTCCGTATGTCACAGATGGGACGTCGGGCCACACGGGCCAGGGCCATTGTGTGATGTCACAGGCCCGAGTGCCCACCCCAGGCTCAGGACCTCTCCTGCTTAGCCCAAATCGGGGTTTGGCTTTTAGAATCAGCCAGGACCCCTGGAGACTTAGCGGAGGCCCCGTGGTCTCTCCAGGGTGTATCCTGAGCCCTGACTCAGTCAGGAGAAAGTTGCCCCCACCAAGTCCCTGGGGGACACCCCCTGACTCACCCCGACCGCTTCCTGCCACTTCTTTCCCTATTTTCCTCGGAAATCTCCATGCCAACAACTTGCCCCACCCAGGTTTTGgccagggtggggcccagggccAGAGAGGGCTGCGAGCGTGTGTGGCCGGCTGCCCCGGACTCTCACCTCCCCCTCCTGAGGCCACCCCCAGGCTCCTTCATATCCCAGGGCCCATGTCTGACAAGAGCCCTTTCGAGGGGCACCTTCTCTGTTTCTAGGCCCGGGCTGGGATCCGGATCCCCAGCCCTCCATTGTCTGGACAGGGTGGCGCCCGAGCCCCCACAGTGCCTAGCTCCCTCCT carries:
- the AQP1 gene encoding aquaporin-1, with the protein product MASEFKKKLFWRAVVAEFLAMTLFIFISIGSALGFNYPVGSNQTAVQDNVKVSLAFGLSIATLAQSVGHISGAHLNPAVTLGLLLSCQISILRAVMYIVAQCVGAIVATAILSGITSSLSVNSLGRNELAKGVNSGQGLGVEIIATLQLVLCVLATTDRRRRDLGGSAPLAIGLSVALGHLLAIDYTGCGINPARSFGSAVITHNFINHWIFWVGPFIGAALAVLIYDFILAPRSSDLVDRVKVWTSGQVEEYDLEADDINSRSFRGTKIHQLTHSLEVAEEVTERDPPVSCLLRV